The Ziziphus jujuba cultivar Dongzao chromosome 5, ASM3175591v1 genome segment CTCTTCGGATCTAAATTAGCAAAATTACGGCTCAATTAGCAAGACAATTGGTGACAAAATGATGCATTATGCAACGAAAGGAAAATTCTCCTTGGAAACCAACATCCAAAATTCCAGAATGGAAATGAATTTATTATAACTATAACTGTTACATGAATCTAATCacttataaattttcataaattaagaaaatatttacgcAACAAACGTATATGTTAAGCAAATTAAGAATATCAACTTCGGAATCTAATAAGGGAGACTCCAACCCAGACCTTGCTTTGCAATCTTAGTGGAAacgaaaacataaaataaaaataataaattcaagcTTTGACGGTTCCATCTTTACTggcatcatcatcgtcatcatcttCAATATCCCAACTGAGATCTTCATCTTCCTCAGCGGCACTGAGCCGCTTTCGCAAATCAGCTCTGTTGGTGCTCCCACCAACAGCAGCATCTACTCCTCCTTTACTCTCATCGCTACTTCTAATATCTTCGATCTCATCCCACCCAAGATCTTCTTCCTCGGGTCTTGACACAATCGAAACGTCGCTGTCTTTGCAAGAAGAATCACGACTCTCTGTCTTCCCCTCCTCCGTTGCCTCTCTCTCATCAAATTTCTTGTCTATATCGTCACTGCCACTTCTTTCAACACTCTCTGAGTCACTCCGTTTCTTTGCAGTGATAACTTCTCCACCAGAAGAAGTTTGCTTTTCCAACTCAGCATTCAAACTCGAATTAACCTTTGAAACAGACCCACCAcgattatcttcttcttcttcgtcttcatcGTCCACATCCCAACTCAAATCCTCGTCTTCCCCAGAAATTGCTCGCTTCACGATCTTAGCTCTAGCATCCTCAACTTCCTTCAACCTATGAAACCTGTACAAGTACCTGTACCAGAAGCTCTCATGCTCAGCCTTATCAGGAACAAGATTGCCATAAATCTCGCTGATAATTACATTTTCCGCCATCAATTTCTCAATCTCTTCCTTTTTCTCATCCAATGAGAACCCTGATTTCCACACCTGGTAATTATCCAAATCCTCAGGTTCTTCCAAGTAAGTGTTTTTATTGCTCTGGATTGCACGAACCTGAGCTTCGAACCTGCTGTATGGTTTGAAATCCAAGCTCCGGCTGCTACTACTagttaattgtttattattattgtagctGTTGTTAATATCCGAATGATCAGAATGCAGATCGGCGACCAAGAGTGTTTCCCTACCTTGGGCTATAATCCCGGCCGTCGATTTCCAGACGGTGCTGCCGATGTCATCAATGGCTTGGCCGACCGACTCGAGAGATTCCTGGGCCACGGACGCACCGACCTCGAGGGAGGCAGGTAGGTCCTTGACGGCGCGTGAGGCCACTTCTCGTATCGCCGATGTCTCATTCTTCAATTCAGTCCTGAAGTCCTCGAGATCCCGGCGGTAATTCTGGATCACGGACTCGGATTTCGTTGCTAACGTCTTGATCAAACCCCCGAAGCTCCAAGCGGTATTTCGATTGTTAAGGTTCGGTTCCGGGCCtgaaacttcttcttcttcttcttcttcttcttctacaacTTCGTGTTGGTCTTCCCGTTGGGACTCATCGGAGTCGGAAGGCGGTGGATCATCGGCCAAGACGGACTTGAAGAAATCCATGGAAGAATTAGATATTAAGGAATTTAAGAAATGGGGATGGTTattgatatttggaaaatttgctAGGGTTTTTGTCATTGGTGAATTGAGACAGAAGAGGACAAAAATAAATGCAGGTGGAGGAGGGGCATTTTAGAGATTTTGTGTAAGGGATCCGTCCAATCAAAATTAATAACCGAATTTTGGGTGCAGTAATTGGGTATAATCAATGTATAATAATTAGTTTGAAAAAGAATCTGAAAATAAAACTCGCGTGGGAGCTCAGGGGTTTAGTTCACCACAGCCCGGCCAGGAGAAGCTGGGTTCGAATTTGTGGGGCACGGGGATGCCAGGGGACataaggaaccaaaaaaaaaaaaaaaaaaaaatctgaaaataaATGTTTCGgtaaaagaatttgaaaataaatattgaaaatttttaattttggatttatcacaaaaataaatatcctttaaaaaatatatataattagtttttcTGGTTTTTTAAAACTGGTTTAAATGGTTGATGTTGACAATTGCTGCCAACAAATTCTAGTGCTGTGAaaggttaaaaaagaaaatgaaaattaccAACTCATTTTTATGAATTAGAAACAGAATCTAGAATACTTACTCCACCACCGTAAAGTTTAACcacataaataaagaaaataggaTTTGGGATTTTCTTGTTCCATTTTAAATATctcgaagttaaaaaaaaaacaattcaatatatatatatatatatacaagaaaaaaaaatactatttgtcatttttaataataaaatatcaataacattACATGGCAAGTGAAAATTTAATTGACTAttattaatgaatttatttttctgtattagatttttaatattaaaaatcaaaataaattaaaagagatATATTCactttagaatttgaaaaattttaaaagtatttaaaaatttagaggtattcatttagattttaaaagaatttatacaaattcaatgatattcaattcagatttcaatggattttataaaagtccattaaaatccaggtgtattcaattatgattttataaaattgttttaaaatctaatggtattcaaaaagtcattaattttaaaagattttaaaaaatgatggattttaatagatttgaaaggattttaacagttaaattatcaagaaaattatcaatatgaaatccaaccTTGAACCCAAAGATTTCATTGAATTCTtataaattgtttataaaatctatgaaattttataagaatccatgAAATCCTTTAAactctataattcattttaaatccattaaagtCTGAATTAAATACATcctcttaaatatttttcttaataattgcAATACTAGTTGCTTAGTTTCATTGGTAACGAACGTAACTTGtgataaataaaagaatttaggGTTAATTACCTAATGATATCCTAAAGTATGAGCAAGTCTTAAACTTTAAGATTGTGTAAAATAAATCttgacatttaaaattaaaagaaattgatcCAATCTGGTAAATTATTAATGATgctgttaaaaatatatacacgtGATGATTGCGTGACCCATATAGTGCGATTAAGCAGATAAACGACATTGGcgtttaaaattaattacaaaatataaaaaatagtttaaaatgatttaaatcaatttattttgattatggttaaatagaaaaataaaaaattccataaaaaacaagaagaaagaaTAACGTtccagatgaaaaaaaaaaaaaacccaaatcagCACCTACGGTGATTTGGCCAACTTTAGTTCGTCATGACTGAAAGTGAATGGTTTGATATTGATCTCTAACAGCTTTGcaaatcataaataaagaactCTTATGACTGTGCACTTGTTTTGTCTAGTAGTCAATTgctgcttcttctttttcctcctttttcttttaaatatgtcaggtgattttttttttcttattcatttcttttttactaAACATTTTATATGAAGAAGAGCTAAGAAACACGCAGAGACCTCCATAATGATCTGTAGAGGGATGAGTTCAACTCTGATTGTCGAACGTggcaaatttaatttatttgcttgCTTGGTTATTTTTATTCTAGGAATATGTGGCATCAAGATGAAACACATATTAATTAGCACATAATTGATTAATCCAATTACTGCACACATAATTAAAAGTCAGTCAACCACAATGTACATGCAACCAACAACAGAAGTTGTAACTAACCTTCATTGTCGTCGTAAGCCATTCTCCTTCGGACAATAAGAAAACCAACAAAACAGATAGAAAACTCAAAATTCCTACACCAACTACAACCCCCACAATGAGACGAGTCATGTCCTTTTTTATGGCTGGAGGTTTGTTACTGACGGCATGTACAAAATCTATATGGAAAGTTTAGTAGTCATGATGGAGGTTCACAAATACGGCAACAGCAGCATCACGGCATGCAGAAACGAAGCAACAGCACTAGCATGATAGCACACCAATAGCAGCAcggcagcaccagcagcaacaatAACAGCACCAACAGGAACAGCAGGAAGCTCACAACAACGGCAGCTTCAGTATGAACAGTAACAACACCTAAAACAGGGAAGAATTGAGTGTTATAGTGGATGAGAAACAAAAATTGAGTGATTATGGATGAGAAACAAAAATTGAGTGATTATGGATGAGAAACAAACCCAATTTAAATTATGTGACCATTATTTAAACAAACCCAATTCATCTCATCTCCTCCTTACCTTTGCTCATTCATCGGCACTGCTCGTTCATCTCTTCTTCTCCTATATCTTCTACTTCGTTCTCCCCTCATTTGAAAACCTAATTGCAAACTGACAATGGTGAAATGGAGGTATTGGCATGTGAGTGTCGCATGAGATAGCTAACCAACATTTTCTTTAtggtttaaatttttgtttattcacCTTGTATTAcgatttatttgcttaattgcACCGCATGGGTCACGCAATCAGCacgtgtatatatttttaacagcGCCATTAACAATTTGACAGATTTGATcaatttcttttgattttgaaatgtcAAGGTTTATTTTACACAATCTTAAAGTTGAAGACTCGATTCGCACATTGTTTATACTTCAGGATATCATTAGGCAATTAACCCAAGAATTTACATATGAATAATGCAAGGGATATTAAAGAAGTCAACAACGATATCTAGCAAGATAATATTGAAGGTAACATAtcttatgtatttttattttatttattgaaaatttaaaaatatctaaataaaaataactgaacattcaaaaaattaaatataattaaatataaatcaa includes the following:
- the LOC107403785 gene encoding uncharacterized protein LOC107403785, which codes for MTKTLANFPNINNHPHFLNSLISNSSMDFFKSVLADDPPPSDSDESQREDQHEVVEEEEEEEEEVSGPEPNLNNRNTAWSFGGLIKTLATKSESVIQNYRRDLEDFRTELKNETSAIREVASRAVKDLPASLEVGASVAQESLESVGQAIDDIGSTVWKSTAGIIAQGRETLLVADLHSDHSDINNSYNNNKQLTSSSSRSLDFKPYSRFEAQVRAIQSNKNTYLEEPEDLDNYQVWKSGFSLDEKKEEIEKLMAENVIISEIYGNLVPDKAEHESFWYRYLYRFHRLKEVEDARAKIVKRAISGEDEDLSWDVDDEDEEEEDNRGGSVSKVNSSLNAELEKQTSSGGEVITAKKRSDSESVERSGSDDIDKKFDEREATEEGKTESRDSSCKDSDVSIVSRPEEEDLGWDEIEDIRSSDESKGGVDAAVGGSTNRADLRKRLSAAEEDEDLSWDIEDDDDDDASKDGTVKA